The Epinephelus moara isolate mb chromosome 21, YSFRI_EMoa_1.0, whole genome shotgun sequence DNA window TCACTTCtaatatttgatttattcacTTAATATTGTATAAGCAGATTCCAAAATCATAATGACGTCTGACGTCTTTCCTCAAGTTTACTTGTGTTGAATGGATGATAATTCATATGGTGGTGTTGGTTGGCAGTCAGACCGAGTTCCTCTCCTGAGAGAGACATAAATAGCCTCCCAGGTGGTGGTGTGTAACTAAGTAAATGGTTACTAAGCCAAGGAGTGCTGGGCTGGGTGTAAATAGGGAGAGGAGAAGTATCCATTGAGGTGTTAGAGTGAGAGGAGGGTATTCAAGGGTAAGATGAACCTCAGTAATCTCTTTTAGGGATTTTTCTACAGTGACCCTGAAAGTTTTCCACTAAGTACCTCAGCATGCAAACTTTAAGCAAAACAATCCAggggaaaagtttttttttttcagctgataaatAGATAAACAGGAATAAATCAATGTGAAGTGATGAATGAATAAGTAAAATGCCCTGTAGTCATTTGTCTGGTTGTATTCAGGCCTCATATTCCAGCCCTGTTCTGCAAATGAAGATGAGGGCGAGGGCAGCGGAGGAACTGCCTCATTCTGTGAGGGGTGTGCATGTTTGCGTGCGCGTGTTTTCATAATGCTTAGTAGTATTAAGATATGATGATGAGCTGCCTGGATACCGGCAGAAAACAATAGAAGGGGAAACAAAGCAAACCCCTAAATCTGTCTGCCATTTGCgctcacatactgtacacacatgtCATGAGTATTCTGGCACAGTAACTGGGCCAGGGAAGTGCTGGTCTGGGGCCTGGCCCATTCTCCAGAGACAACCCCCCCCACCCGCCTCCTCCCTCTCCGCCCCCTTCCCCCTTCCTGTGCAAGTCTGTGGACACAGTCTGAGGCGACAAGGTTGCACAACAGCTCGCAAAAACCTCCACTTTACAAACATGATCATAAAAAACACAGCCTGACATTAGAAATCTGttaaaagaggggaaaaaataattAGGAGGACTGTGATAATTGTGTCAAGGGGGAAATAGATCAGACGAATTATGGGAAGAACCAGAAAATCTTGCCGTGGCTTTGTTACTTTGCTGTTGGTTCATTTCGACATTGATCCACCCTTCCATCTGTCATCCTTTTCCTGTGCTCCTTCTTCAACtctccatttctttctctctttctttctgcctTTCTTGGATTCGAGAGTGGAGGAGCCTTCTGGCTTTAACGGAGAGGGGATGAAGATGTTTATTCATCTGGAGGGTATTAGAGCCATGATTAAGGAGAGGAGGGAGTAGCGAGGCTGATGCGACGTCTGCATCGCTCGTTCATGGGCCGCCTGCGGGATTCTGGCCAACACACCAGGAAAACAAGAAATGAAGAagaatgagggaaaaaaaacttgtagTGAAATTTGAGTCTCTCGGGAAAGGACAAGAAGTTTAAATTTTAGCCGTCTTGCTTGCTCTTTTCATTCTCGGTCTCACTCCCTGTTCTCGCAGCTGAGCTAATTATTAATGAATGCGGTTTCTGTTGAACCTTGGAGAGGTGTCAGCGCTGCAGTCACTGAGGGTTAAGAAATCTTGACATTTAAGACAGGGATGCATGAAAATACATCGTCTTGCTTGAGttgatgcttgttttttttttcttccccctccCGCTCTCCTCTCCAAGATGcatgttttcttctccctcctgggctgtctccagttgttttaccACTGACAAGCTGGGATGGCGTTGAGGAGATATCAAATAGAGCCACAGTGTATTAAACAGGGGAACCAAAGGTCATGGGTCAGGAGGCAGGGTTAGGCTTTTCTgataaatgctaatgctaagctaacacaTGCATCTGGGGTTGTTTGTCCATATGCATGCCGTTCTCCTCATCCTCTGTCGAAATAAAAAAGAGGTGTTGATATAAGACTTTTTTATGGACATTTGGCAGACTAACTGCCCCCTTTTAAAAATATTCCAAGTGCACTGAAACATAGATCCAAGTGTCTGAAGTTATCCTTAAGAAGtgaaataattgttagttgaaGTCCAGCCCAAGTTTTATGGGTCACAATGAGGTGGTTTGATTAAAAAGAATTAGACCCTATTTTCCGAATTCAGTGTGTGCTGTGCGTGGTTTTAAGTAATGGATAGCGCCTCTTGAAACTTGCAGAGCAAACCCTATTTTAATGAAGCAACCATACAGTAACTCAGCATATTTCTGTGCGCACAacaatttttttcttctccaagCTGATCACATAAATCAAATTTCTGTGAGTAACTAAGAGCGGAGGCAAATAAAAGAGCATCCAAGTAAACTCTTGCGCAGTGAGGAAATATTAATAGAGTCGTAGCATAGTACAGCACAGTGCTGCAGCATCTCTCACAgtggctgactgactgactggctaGCTGACTGTCCGCTGGGTCCTGCGCCTGGTCTGCCGCAGTGTTGAGGGagcagcacacatacacacacacacacacagaggctccCCTGCCGATTGAAGCCCAGCCCAGCCCAGTCCCGCCTGGCCCAGCACTCCCTTAGAGCCAGTGCAGTGAGGCAGGCGGTGAAGGGGCATGCTGGGGGACAGattgtcatcctcctttctccccctGGGAGGCTCACTGTGGCTGCAGGTCCAGCCAAGACCTGGGGAACAGTCTCCTTCCTGTTTGTGCTCTAGCCCTACCTGAAGTGGTCAACTGTCCTTCCTCTCCACACCACCTGCAGCTCGCTTCTACAGGAGATGACACCATAACCACCACCGCTctcccacacacaaactgctcCACCTACATCCTAAACACATCCTCTCACCATCTTGCATTGCAGCGCCTTTAGGTCTTACTGCTCATCGCCAATTTATCTGCCTGTTTTAAACTTATGAATAAATACTGTATGACATACTGACCATTTAAATTATTCTGCTTGTTTGAACTGTAGTTTTGCTGCAGTGATAGTCAGAATCCAATtaacatacatttatttgtaatgtaaaaacaCTATATCCAGCATCACAGAGGTAATGAAATGCACGCTGTGAAGTGTATTTTGGTTCCAGTATGATTCACTTTTAATATTTCAAACACTTCAAATCAAGTCAAATTCAACCGAAACAATAAGACTTCAACATTAGCCCAGGAGCCCACCCACTGCACTCTGAGTAGTAACCTATTATGAACCCCAAAGTCACCTTTCTTGAATAATGGTGTAATTAAATGTCTCCCTTCTCTtgtcttgcttttttttctcttttgaggaaaaaagatttaattttgaaagcaGCAAAATGAAGCACTCTTGACAATTTAATTTCTTGTTAACCCTGCCTCGGTGACTTTGCCCGGCCCTGACTTAACACTTGTTTCTCCTACAAGAGAAATacacaacaaacagcaacaggGGTGAAAAGGTGATAAAGAATAATGTGGTTTTTGCTCTTTGCAGCTGTTGGAACTGCTGTTTGTCCAATTAAATGATGCTTGTGTGATGTCTATAAATTGATTTTACAACCACTACAACTAAAAGAAAAGAGTAATTTCAGTTCAGCCTTTGTTGTTTTAACTGAGCTTGGCATTCCCCCCTTTCAATAAGGCTACTGTGACAAGCTTTCTGTTAAGCTTCATCATAAGTAACGTAGGTCTAGTTTAGCTAAATGAATACACTGTTGTCTGAAGAATTAGTCTCATGTACTTAAACAAATCCATAAGCAAATTGTTTAATCACACTGTGGTTATGACAGTATTAGCTTTGCTTTTATTACTTTAGCATACAGACACTGAAACCAACAGGGGCTAACATGACAATGTGTTAGCTGGCACTTTGGATGAGAAGCTCAACTTTTGTTATCGTCGGACAAATGCTAGCATTAGTCACGTTAATCAAATAGTCCCAGAGTGCTAACATCAGTAATGTTATACAAGAGGAATTTGAAATAACAGGTACGCTAGCGAACATCAGGCGCCATGGAAAGAATGTTAACaaaacctggtctcactcccaacacGTCAAATACTGATACAGGCGCactgaggcaccctttagcagtGGTATGAGATAAACCAGGTGGCGGCATATTTTGACCCCCTGAGCAACTAGCATAGAATAAACAGCGAGAAAGTCCACACATGTGGAGGATGGGTCTGGACTTTCACCTCTaaaactgctgtttgtttcctgatTGAAACCAAGAGTCAATCGAGTTATTCAATATGTGCTACGCTAGTGAGGTACTTCACCAGACATAATAAGACGTATGTCACATATGCAacaaaaatacttattttaaggCAAACCATGATGTCTTGTCTTAACCTAACCCCATGCATTTGTTGCTCAAAGGTAAATACCTAAGAAATTACTTACGTTAATTTTGTTTCgaattttaaaaagacacaatgcgcGTTACAACCGTAAATCAACACCCcatccctgagcatccaaaactgacgcagGAGGGGTAGCTCGAACGTCATAGTTTGACATGTAGGGTCACTGATCaagtatcagtatcagtatttgacgagctgGGAGTGAGATTGTCTTGTTAACACCAAACGTTATCTCCAAATAGTGATGACTAGCAGTCGCTAAATCAAAACAACTCAACCTTATCAGGCTAATTAACAGTCCAAAGCTTGACTTATCATTATATAAGCCAATTATGGTTATCAGTACGCTACTGTAAGAGATTCTTACCTTAAGGCATGCAGGCAGTGAAAACTGACCACTGCCAAGTGTAATGACACAAGACAACCTCCATACAAGTTGTACAATCCACCATTTTTGATGCCTTTGTTCAAATGAAATGTTGATATTTCTAAAACAGTCAAATATTTGATTAACAGCATCGTTAAAGGTCTGGTCATCCACTGTGTGGCATTCATATGTTGTAATAGTATGCAGTTGTTATGGAGGATGAGAAATCTGTTAATCGGCAGTAAGTCATGCTCTCAGAGTTCAAACACTGCGGTTATGGATTGTTACATGATGCAGATTTtcacaggaggaaaaaaagaggcagaCCCTGCCCAAAGCACAAACATCCTCCGTCATTTTAGAGGCACGGCATTATCTCAAGAAACATTATTATTGATTGTCATCATTAGTATTGATTTCAGTTTGTCCGTGTTGGTGGAAAGACATTGGTGTAGCAGGGACACATCTCTGCGATAAGTAATGGAATTCCACTTTTCATTGTGTCTCACTATCATGGAAAGAAAAAGCCTAGTAAAGGATGACTGGCCGCCCTACTTTTCCTCCTCTGGCCTCCCATTTGTCTAACTTTCCTGGGACGCCACTGGGGCACTGTGATTTCTGGGACAGTGACCAAGTGCTCCTGTCTGAGCTGGGGGACGTGGGTAATGTGGACAAAGTAGTTGACAGTTTGCCGCTTCCCCATGGTTGAGAGACAGAGCCATGAGGGCCAGAATAATGGACACCCAGACCACAGAGTCAGGACAGCGCTTGATGTTCCAGCTCTTTGTGTcaggccctgtgtgaaaaaaatcccCATTGACTGCAGTTTTGGGGGTGTGTGCATTTCTCCTTCAAGAGCGTGTGTGTGGAAATGCGTTGTGTACATGATGTTAGGCCAGAGTAACTCGATGCTACGGCACTGATGAAACCCCGGGAAGTGAATCCTTATTTCATCTACTGTTTTGCTACCTTGTTCGGTAAAAGATAGCATCCTTGTTCGTTGCTCCTCACAGTCACAACCCCTCCTTCTCATCCTGTAGCATAGTGGATTTGATTGATCTGTAGcaagggggggtggggggaccTGACATTTCTCAGTGatgtgtaaaaaatatattgtgtttgctaagaaaaaaaagaggaaaagagggagacaggctTAGTATACACACaacgcacacacccacacacgcacagacaacACTATGTCTGAGGTTGAGCGGCAAATAGCTGCTCCTTTAAATACCTCTACTTGTgcgtatttgtgtgtgttaatcAGCTGCACGGTGCAAAAAGCCACGTCTAGCCACCTGGCACTTTTGTTGACAGCTACTGGGAATTATCAGTGTTTCATTTTGACTGGATTTGATGTCTTAAAACAGGGATGTAGCAGGACTACTGTGAGTAAAGCCCAGCCCTGGGCCTCTTCCAACAGCTCTGCGTCCTCTGAGCTCTCGGTCCTGAATCAACTGAGTGATTCGTTCATCTGACTGGAATTAGTCCCAAAACATCgaccacccctctctctctctttctctctccctctctctctctcagtcagaGAGATTGGAGGCTTAGCTAATGTAAAAAATTCTCTCACCACCTCCTCTATTAGATCTTAAGTGGTTGTGTCACAAACAGGGCCGTACATGATAGTGTGTTGTTCAGACACACATTGCTATTTGGGCATCAGAACAGGAAAAGCGTTGAGATGACACATGCATTGTCTCATGGGAGAGGCTCACTACTTTTCCCAGTAACTGTAAAAAGATCCCCTCTCTGAATATGAAGTGGGGTCACGGTGTTACATCAGACAAGTTGTCAgctttttgtttattcattGAATCCCCAATCCCCAATGTGCCACaaatacactcacacaaacacatctcttATGACAACCACTACGTACAGATCTCTGGTACAACACACTGGAAGATAAGGTTTGGCGGCTGAAAGCGCAGCCATGCTTTGCTTCACTAGAATGGCTTTTGAACAAAGTCTAGCTCTGCTATAGAAGTGGCAGATGAGTGatagcaaaaacacttttctgataAGATAAGGTCCTGGACCTGGATAAGAGTTTGGCTTCCTAAATAGAAGAGGTGTACTCTGTTGCTGTCAGGCAGTGATAAGCCATCTTGAACTGCTTCCAGGACCTCAGACACGAAAGGTCTGGGCACCAGCAGTGAGTAATTCCCAAACCATGGTCCCTGAAAGGTTTCAGGAGGGTGTATtactaaataaaaaacaatagaCTAACAAATGTCTGTTTAGGaggcactgtgtgtgtttgagtgagcTCAGGGCAAAACCTGCTaacaaatgtcaaaatatctgaTAAGAaataaagtaagtaagtaaataatgatgaaaataaaactttatttatttatgtaagtGTTTccttacaattaaaaaaaaataaaaagccaagGCAGTCCGGTTGAAATAAAAACTTCACAGAACATCTTAAGAATCTAAAATTTATACTGCAATggaaattcttttattttggtttgagGATATCAGTGTGTAGAGCTGGTGGTTGTAAAgacattttacaacattttaaaatggcaaGATAGAGCTGTGTCTGAGTTAGAAATTTACAAAATACCCCTGCTAAGCACTGAACACACCGGAGTAGATTTCGTCAACCTCAAATTTAGAAcctgtgcatttgtcccccctagtaaaacttttattttgacagaattaaaggcatttacatcataaactgatgcagaaaaggtcCAAATTGGTGCATAGAAATTCAcctgaatgcaggaaattaagtgtttgatgctcaaaatattCTGGTGGTCAAccctgaaacaaaacctacgtcCTTCACTGTGCAAATATGGTATTTTGGCAAAAGACCATTTCTGTTTTAAGCTTTGTATTTCCTCCACCACATCCCCATTACATTCAAGAGGAGAATTAATTCCACctcttttgtctgtctttttcatTTGTGGCACGAAATCAGAGAAAAGTAGGTATTAAGGTTTTCTCTAATTCCATTACTAAAGAAATTGCTCCACAAACCAAACTCTCAGATGCATTTGTGTTGCACACATTTGCAACAAGTGTGAAGAATTAGCACTAAAATCATATTCCCTCTAATCTTGCACACGGCTCACACTATGACAGAGTGTTATCTGTCCGCCACGAATAAAATTACACTAATTCTTTTCAAATTATGCATATTATTTAGCATTTAAAATTTGGAGACAATATTTTCCACCATATGTATTGTAGTCCAAAGGGAAACAATGTCATCAGGAAAATTAATGACTTACTCTCTTagaaatatattcatatatctTGCTAATTCTCAAATACATTAATTGCATAAATCAAAACATTCTTCGGGGGTTTTGAAAGCTGCTGCCGCTGTGTGCAGAAATGGCAAACCTACCTGTTCCCAGCATTAAGGATTTTATTTGAACAGGAGTATTTACTCTGGGAAAGGGTGCTATAAATGAACATAGAGGAAGTGGTGCACAAAGAGCAGTTCAGACTGGCTTAGAGGAAACTGAGACTTGCGTGTGAAGGGGGATTTTTAGAGGTTGCTTTTGcagtaaaagaaagaaaagaaacactaatttgtatGAAGgtgttaaaaatgtctttattaacCAAATGGATTCCTTGAGCTTAACAggctacacttttttttttctttaaattccCAAAAAAGTTTTCATGTGCTGCAGTCCGAGGCAGATTTTATATGTTAGTAGTAAATATGGCTATGGCACATTTTATGCCATCCCCTATAGGAGCTCTCCAAATGAGGTTGTTTTGTTCCATATAGGAGACAtttaaaagagaaagagggagggggggtAGGGACAGAACTCCCAGAGAGGGACAGGCCTTAAGATGGAGGTCTTCCTCCCAGGACGTGACAGGCTGTTGGCTGGAGGATGCTCAGGAAGGCCTTGGCAGACCAACAAAGACAGCCCTTCAGCTGCAGGGTGTAGTTTTTCAGGCCCCAGCATCCCCtttggcagcagcacagagagtgCTGGCGTGCACAGGCCCCCGGCCCGAGAGACAGGGAAGTAAGGCCCGCTCTTTTATTTACTCAGGCTGCTGCTGAGGCCTGGGCATTTCTTGTCTGggtgaagaaggaaaaaaacaagtctctctctctgtttcctcttgAGGTCTCCTGAGGAAGATTGCTCTTTCATCTACAGTTGTTCACACACTTGTTTCGGCCATTGCGCTTGTATTTGTGTCTTCTATGTGTACATGTATGTCTGCACATCTATATGTTTGTTactgccagtgtgtgtgcagtgtgtgcacTGGTGCTCTCTTGTGTGTATattactgagtgtgtgtgtgagaaagtaAAACTATAGTAAGTCTCGCTACGGAGGACAGTTGTGCCCGAAATGGACAGTTTCAGCTCTGAATGTCTTCGAAACAAATGcaatcttcttctttttaatcaGGCATTTTGATGGTCAACATACTGAGACAAAGGACTGCTGAAAGCATTGATAggtttcattttaatgttggGGTGACACATGAAATGAGAGGATGGGGGTCGCCTGCAAGGAAATTCCTAGCATCAACTAGTTGATTTCCTGTACTCTGGTGAATTtcatgcaccaatttgtgcctttcctgcatcaatttatgtgtaaatatctttaattttgtcaaaattaaagtctTTTGCTACGTTCATGCTTTTACCAAACCAATATTGATGGGGACATGTCCACTGCTTCTCTCCCTAAAATCTCCACCTATGGCTGAATTCAGAAACTCGTGACACACATGCAGCATATTAAAATGACACCAGTACAATAATCATTTTAGTAATACAATAGGTGCAACACAGAGGCAAATTAACAAGATTATTAATCTGTATAGTATTGTTTAAGTGTACAGCAGCTTCTTTAATATTCCCCAAACCTAATATTAACATAGCAATTTGCCCATCTAAACATGTTAGCTGCTAGTAGGACTAAAGCAATGTTTGCGTCTCCCACGTGTCCCCACAGATACGGCGTCATGTATGTGTGTTATTGGAGCTAAGgtactaaataaataatatacattaagtaaacaaaccaaaaagaaaaaaatggaatgAGGTTGTCCTGACAGCATCGTAATGTCTCAAGGCAAACACATGCTCATTTAAGACAGTAGAATTCAATTTAGCCTTGTATACAGGcccatttatttgtttgttttatactaTTGTCTCCAAGCCAATATGTTTGACTGTAAGGCATTGGCTGGGGTCATTCTTCTTGCACTGTCTTCTTCTCCTATACCCTGGGAGGCAGTATGAGTGAGGGCAGATCCGCCCCCTCTGTGGAGGAGGGCATAGCACTGAGTCACCCATCCTCCCTcaaaccagagagagagagagagagagagagagaaaaaacattgAGACGTGTATGAGAGATAAAGCAAGTAAATCAGGCAAGGTTTGCTCCTTGAGTGagatgtgtgtgcagagtgGGCGCCTTGCCAGGGGTGGGAGGTTTCCGGGAGGGCCACGGTGTGGAGGTGGGCTCTCAATGTGCCGCTTTCAGCAGTTTGGAGGGGCAAGGGAATGGCCTCCGACCCCATCTGTTTCCTGAAGATAGGCCCTGATGGGGGTAAGTGCTCAGAGAGGGCATGATATCCTGACAAAGGGCAGATCTCCcagcaaaaacaacagaaagggggagagggagagagagagggagacttAGATTTGTCAGCTGAAGGAGAGTACAGAGGTTGGATCCTGGAAAGAGCTCATGCTTTTCCTTCATCCCTCTCATAAATCTTTGCAGTTTCCTCTTGTTTTTCCCATTCCAAGTTTTGGCCTTttgacacagttttttttttctgaagggGTTGGGATTACGTTGTTTTATTTAGGTAAGGAAGTTCACAGCACTTAGAATTCGGCAGCGGGAAGAAGTGGTCTGTAACCTTTTGAACTTGTGGAAAGTGGTGCTCTGTGTTTTCCATTCATATCACTGTACAGTGAACCAGGGGAATGGAATGTCGGCAAAGAAGCGATCTGAAAAGGGACACATTAAAGTAATTGCAAAACAAATGGGGGCTGCATTGTCAGTTGACTGGTGTTCCCTGGTCACTCTCTGCACCTGCTTGTCCTTGAGTGAAAGAGTTAGCCATTCGGTTGTCTTCCCCTATCCGTTTCCCAGTCCCCTCCTTACCCCCCCTCTGCATCAGCACATGGTACATTCATCCATCCTGTATCAGTTGCCTCACGGCTAAGCGCAGATCAAGCAGACGAATATGATAATAATGCATATTCTATAATCTGATATCTATTGACTGATGTTCTGAAAGGCCTATGTTTCATGAAAATCATCTGTTTTGCAGTGGAGGCTTCCTAAAGGCTATGCATAGCTGCGGTCTAAATTGCACATTTAATCTTCTCTTTCACTCTTGAGaactgcttttctctgtttttttctcctctctcttgtCTTAAGGTCATTTCAAGGGCtcttgtttttcaaaaatattctaGTAATTGTTCAGGAATAATAGAAATGTTCTAATTTACCTCATGCCGGGCTTACATCCTAAAGTACACCCATTGTCTTGTGTTGGCTTTAAATGTCAGAGAGATTGTGTTTTGAGTCACAGTGGGCTAAGCCATTACATGGCCACATACAAGGTTAATTGTGGTAAAAGTATTTCCACTTATTCTCTTCTCTAATTATACTTTAAATTGCATATTTAAGTGTAACTTTTTAGATAACACCTAAGGAGAGgtattgtttcctgtgaaagaaaaaaaaatggtctAAGTTGCAAAGAATTCTAAATTCATACACCACAACCTTATAATTACTATGACAAATAACACCACGGTGGCCCACCTTTTGTATTCGAAAGAGTGAGACGAATGAGTTGCTAATACAGTCTTATAAAACACCTCCCTGACTcacactctcctcctctctccatcttttttcCTCTGACTTACCCCACATaccctcttttctctttttccttctctctgtctccttctccaGACGGTGCTGATCTTGAGGATGACCCATCATGTTCTTGGCCGGCATCATCTCCCTCCAGTAAGGATCAGACCTCTCCAGGACACTGCGAGGACTATGATTTTGGGGAGGATGAAGGGGGCCCCGGCCTGCCGTACCCATGCCAGTTCTGTGACAAGTCCTTCAGCCGCTTAAGCTTCCTCAAGCGCCACGAACAGAGCCACGGCGATAAACTCCCTTTCAGCTGCACCTTCTGCAGCCGCTTGTTTAAGCACAAGCGCAGTCGAGATCGACACGTGAAGCTACACACCGGTGACAAGAAGTACCACTGTGGAGAGTGTGACTCTGCCTTTTCCCGCAGCGATCACCTCAAAATCCACATGAAAACTCACGCCTCTAACAAACCCCACAAGTGCCCTGTGTGCCGTCGAGGCTTCCTTTCCTCCAGCTCTCTCCACGGCCACATGCAAGTACACGAAAGGGGCAaagatggcagcagctcaaGCCTTTCTCGAGCTGATGAGTGGAAACTGAAAGAAACTCGCAAGTGCAGCCGTTGTGAGGAGGGCTTTGATGTCCCAGAGGAGCTTCAGAGGCACATCGCCGAGTGCCACCCTGAGTGCTCTCCTTCAGAGGATGGAGGCCTGGGTGCTACCCTGCAGTGCATTTACTGCCATGAGCCCTTCAGTGATGAGGGCACCCTGCTGACCCACATTGACCAGGCCCACAGCCGAGACAGGAAGGGCCACACCTGTGCTATCTGCTCCGAGCACTTTCTGTCTGTCGAGGACCTCTATGCTCACATGGACATCCACCAGCTCCCCGAATCtagtaaccatagcaacagccCTTCTTTGCTAACTGTGGGTTACACTTCTGTCTCCAGCACCACTCCTGACTCAAACCTCTCTGTCGACAGCTCCACAATGGTGGAGACAGCACCGCCTGTGCCCAAGACAAGGGGGCGGAGAAAGAGGGCTGCTCAGAACACATCAGACATCGGAGGACGTTCCTCTAAACAGCCTAAAGTCTCCTACAGTTGCATCTACTGCAACAAGCAAGTATTCTCCAGTTTGGCTGTGCTTCAGATCCACCTGCGAACAATGCATCTGGATAAACCAGAGCAGGCTCACACATGCCAATTTTGTTTGGAGGTTCTGCCCTCTTTACTAAATCTCAATGAACATCTTAAGCAGGTCCACAATGCAGAAGACCATGCTGCCCTGTTAGCCAGCTTGCCTGATGCCCTCCTTCAATGTAACTTCTGCCCTGAGGTATTGAGTGACCTCAACGCCCTCCAGGAACACATTCGCTGCTCCCACGGCTTTCCCAGCCCTGTGGCAAAGGAGAGCAATGCCTTCTTCTGCCCCCAGTGCTTCATGGGGTTCCTGACAGAGGCGACCCTGGAGGAGCATGTTCGTCAGACTCACTGTGATGGGGGAAGCCTGCGCTTTGACTCCCCCTTGGCTGTAACCCCCAAGGAGTCTATAGTAGAGGTGTACTCCTGCTCGTACTGCACCAATTCCCCCATATTCAACAGTGTTCTGAAGCTCAACAAGCACATCAAGGAGAATCACAAGAACATTCCACTGGCACTGAACTACATCAACAATGGAAAGAAATCCCTGCGCACTCTCAGCCCCTCGTCTCCAATTTCTGTGGAACAGACCATGTTGAAACAAGGCAGCTCAGCCTCACGCACTACCAGTGAGTTCATATGTAACCAGTGTGGAGCCAAGTATACAAGTCTAGACCTTTTCCAGACTCACCTAAAAACTCATCTGGATGGCCTGCAGCCTCAACTCACCTGCCCGCAGTGTAACAAAGAGTTCCCCAACCAGGAGTCCCTGTTGAAGCACGTGACAATTCACTTTACGATTACCTCCACTTATTACATCTGTGAGAGCTGTGACAAGCAGTTCACTTCGGTGGATGACCTGCAGAAGCACCTTCTCGACATGCATACCTTTGTATTCTTTCGCTGCACTCTGTGTCAGGAGGTGTTTGACTCAAAGGTGTCTACCCAGCTCCACCTGGCTGTCAAGCACAGCAATGAGAAAAAGGTGTATCGCTGCACCTCCTGCAACTGGGACTTCAGGCATGAGACTGACCTACAGCTACATGTCAAACACAGCCACCTGGAAAACCAGGGCCGTGCCCACC harbors:
- the LOC126383162 gene encoding zinc finger protein 521-like isoform X6; amino-acid sequence: MSRRKQAKPRSLKVEDNVTEDQHSPGQTAIPSDGADLEDDPSCSWPASSPSSKDQTSPGHCEDYDFGEDEGGPGLPYPCQFCDKSFSRLSFLKRHEQSHGDKLPFSCTFCSRLFKHKRSRDRHVKLHTGDKKYHCGECDSAFSRSDHLKIHMKTHASNKPHKCPVCRRGFLSSSSLHGHMQVHERGKDGSSSSLSRADEWKLKETRKCSRCEEGFDVPEELQRHIAECHPECSPSEDGGLGATLQCIYCHEPFSDEGTLLTHIDQAHSRDRKGHTCAICSEHFLSVEDLYAHMDIHQLPESSNHSNSPSLLTVGYTSVSSTTPDSNLSVDSSTMVETAPPVPKTRGRRKRAAQNTSDIGGRSSKQPKVSYSCIYCNKQVFSSLAVLQIHLRTMHLDKPEQAHTCQFCLEVLPSLLNLNEHLKQVHNAEDHAALLASLPDALLQCNFCPEVLSDLNALQEHIRCSHGFPSPVAKESNAFFCPQCFMGFLTEATLEEHVRQTHCDGGSLRFDSPLAVTPKESIVEVYSCSYCTNSPIFNSVLKLNKHIKENHKNIPLALNYINNGKKSLRTLSPSSPISVEQTMLKQGSSASRTTSEFICNQCGAKYTSLDLFQTHLKTHLDGLQPQLTCPQCNKEFPNQESLLKHVTIHFTITSTYYICESCDKQFTSVDDLQKHLLDMHTFVFFRCTLCQEVFDSKVSTQLHLAVKHSNEKKVYRCTSCNWDFRHETDLQLHVKHSHLENQGRAHRCIFCGESFGTEVELQCHITTHSKKYNCRFCSKAFHAIVLLEKHLREKHCVFEGKAQNCGANGSTVGGGDGQPKEDAELHGLLTNSHGPGTAVGSVVESQNSHDGSEEEVDTAEPMYGCDICGASYTMESLLTNHQLRDHNIRPGESAMMKRKAEMIKGNHKCNVCSRTFFSEAGLREHMQTHLGPVKHYMCPICGERFPSLLTLTEHKVTHSKSLDTGSCRICKMPLQSEEDFLEHCQMHPDLRNSLTGFRCVVCMQTVTSTLELKIHGTFHMQKTGTMSGNHQPIGRSNIISHNQQQHHTQKPFKCASCLKDFRSKQDLVKLDINGLPYGLCASCVTAAGSKSSSPTVNGGRQQQQHGGATTPATTTVTWIQGESLSPGDGKGKAVSSSSSSSSTSSLSAAKTRCSSCNVKFESEAELQNHIQTVHREQAGDSNGGQLKTPQVSPMPRASPSQTEEKKTYQCIKCQMVFYSEWDIQVHVANHMLGSQVSGSHHQIEEGLNHECKLCSQSFDSPAKLQCHLIEHSFEGMGGTFKCPVCFTVFVQANKLQQHIFSAHGQEDKIYDCSQCPQKFFFQTELQNHALTQHSS